Proteins found in one Rhinolophus ferrumequinum isolate MPI-CBG mRhiFer1 chromosome 9, mRhiFer1_v1.p, whole genome shotgun sequence genomic segment:
- the LOC117027807 gene encoding coiled-coil domain-containing protein 90B, mitochondrial-like: protein MHWFRTWNQPEITVQQLMAHLDSIRKDMVTLEKSEFANLRVENENETSRIRVDNKLATNLERRTVTDMFTDQEKKLMEATTEFTKKDTKTKSIISETSNKTDSEIASLKTRMESNKLETIHYLAASVFTCLARALGFYRIWK from the exons ATGCATTGGTTCAGGACTTGGAA TCAACCGGAAATAACAGTACAACAGCTAATGGCTCATTTGGACTCCATCAGGAAAGATATGGTCACCCTAGAGAAAAGTGAATTTGCAAATCTGAGAGtggagaatgagaatgaaacCAGTCGAATCAGAGTAGATAATAAACTGGCTACCAACCTAGAAAGGCGCACAGTAACAGATATGTTTACAGATCAAGAAAAGAaacttat GGAAGCGACCACAGAATTTACCAAAAAGGATACTAAAACCAAAAGTATTATTTCAGAGACCAGTAATAAAACCGACTCTgaaattgcttctttaaaaacaCGAATGGAATCTAACAAGCTTGAGACAATTCATTATCTTGCAGCCTCAGTGTTTACTTGCCTGGCAAGAGCATTGGGATTTTATAGAATCTGGAAATAG